A portion of the Salmo trutta chromosome 1, fSalTru1.1, whole genome shotgun sequence genome contains these proteins:
- the rpf2 gene encoding ribosome production factor 2 homolog: protein MKQYGGVIKPKTKRAKRFLDNRAPKLTENIKNAMIMKGGNTSMTVTQALKDIYALKKPSAVLYKKKNITRPFEDSTSLEFFSKKTDSSLFLFGSHNKKRPNNLIFGRLFDFHVLDMIELGIEKYNSLSDIKSSKCPEGTKPMLVFAGDAFDHDNDHKRLKSLLTDFFRGPVVPSVRLAGLEHVLHFTALEGKIYMRSYRSLLKKSGCRTPRIELEEIGPSFDFILRRTHLASDDLYKTAHKQPKALKPKKKKNISHDTFGTKFGRLHMQKQDLAKLQTRKMKGLRKRRGPAAAAVVAGETSPKATEGE, encoded by the exons AAAACCTAAGACGAAGAGGGCTAAGCGCTTCCTTGACAACAGAGCTCCCAAGCTTACAGAGAACATCAAGAATGCCATGATTATGAAAGGAGGCAACACCAGTATGACTGTCACTCAGGCCTTAAAAGACATT taTGCCCTGAAGAAACCAAGTGCTGTACTGTACAAAAA GAAAAATATAACTAGGCCATTTGAGGATTCTACATCATTG GAATTCTTCTCGAAGAAAACAGATAGTTCTCTGTTTTTGTTTGGCTCACACAACAAGAAAAGGCCAAACAATCTCATATTTG gtcGTCTGTTTGATTTCCATGTGCTGGATATGATTGAGCTCGGCATTGAGAAGTATAACTCCCTAAGTGACATCAAG AGCAGCAAATGTCCCGAGGGGACTAAACCGATGCTGGTGTTTGCAGGGGATGCTTTTGACCATGACAATGACCACAAACGCCTAAAGAGCCTTCTTACAG ACTTCTTCAGAGGTCCTGTTGTGCCTTCAGTGCGCCTGGCTGGTCTGGAGCATGTCCTGCACTTCACTGCTCTGGAGGGGAAAATCTACATGCGCAGCTACAG ATCCCTGTTGAAGAAGTCTGGATGTCGGACCCCAAGGATTGAGCTGGAGGAGATTGGGCCGTCTTTTGACTTTATCTTGCGGAGAACACACCTGGCATCAGACGACCTGTACAAGACAGCTCACAAACAGCCCAAGGCTCTGAAG cccaagaagaagaagaacatatCCCACGATACTTTTGGTACCAAGTTTGGCAGGTTGCACATGCAGAAGCAGGATCTGGCCAAGCTCCAGACACGTAAGATGAAgggtctgaggaagaggaggggccCGGCAGCCGCTGCTGTCGTGGCAGGAGAGACGTCCCCGAAAGCCACTGAAGGAGAGTGA